In Erinaceus europaeus chromosome 10, mEriEur2.1, whole genome shotgun sequence, one DNA window encodes the following:
- the ARHGEF16 gene encoding rho guanine nucleotide exchange factor 16 isoform X3, whose amino-acid sequence MSQRHSDSTLEEKFPEYRFHSELQLDVQGCPASRLPVVRGSLRAQDSVAPLLDAPAVPPSPLGDQAPADVVLSTQSPAALKMGTQQLIPRSLAVCSKAKAPARHQSFAAAVLSKDAARQDPQLLVAPSFSLDDMDMDMGPRGALRRNLRNQSYRAAMKDLEPLAVEGGSVLLTPKLQALAEEPSQPPSRCPAKNKKTLGRKRAHKGSFKDDPHFYQEIRERGLNTSHESDDDLLDEPLSPSGTQKVVELGILDMLPAEERKRQEAMFEILTSEYSYQHSLGILVAQFLRSPKLRSTMTQMEWHHLFSNILDVQSASQRFFEHLEQRYKEQVCVEDISDILEEHAENHFQPYIVYCSNEVYQQRVLQQLTNISARFRDELREIEKQPECGGLPMISFLILPMQRVTRLPLLADTLCLRTQGHPERFKAASCAFKAISKLVKKCNEGAHKMERMEQMCMLQKQLDFSKVKSLPLISASRWLLKRGELLMVEETGLLRKLASRPLCYLFLFSDVLVVTRKKSEDSFVVQDYAQADDIQVQKLEPSDPSLPGGGSRSSSVPHPFQVTLLRNSEGRQEKMLLASDSASDRARWITALTHKERQNQGPTNKGDLLQVEVTKAYLAKQVDEITLQQADVVLILEQEDGPDPEMLDLSKILFASFKTKIWFLISVKSTDIIKPSSHWMKLLTLNCFEQLMSLVILSIYESLFSFSTRALTGAQCLHGLTAPQGHFSFPLDRR is encoded by the exons ATGTCACAGCGGCACTCAGACAGCACCTTGGAGGAGAAGTTTCCAGAATACCGCTTTCATTCAGAGTTGCAGCTTGATGTCCAGGGCTGCCCAGCGTCCAGGTTGCCAGTGGTCCGGGGCTCCCTGAGGGCGCAGGACAGTGTTGCCCCCCTGCTTGATGCCCCTGCGGTCCCACCCTCACCTCTGGGGGACCAGGCCCCAGCAGATGTGGTCCTGAGCACGCAGAGCCCCGCAGCCCTCAAGATGGGCACCCAGCAGCTGATCCCCAGGAGCCTGGCTGTGTGTAGCAAGGCGAAGGCCCCCGCCCGCCACCAGAGCTTTGCGGCAGCTGTGCTCAGCAAAGATGCTGCCCGGCAGGACCCCCAACTTCTGGTGGCCCCCAGCTTCTCCCTGGATGACATGGACATGGATATGGGTCCCAGGGGGGCACTGAGGCGCAACCTGCGGAACCAATCCTACCGGGCGGCCATGAAAGACCTGGAACCACTGGCTGTTGAGGGGGGCTCTGTCCTGCTCACCCCCAAGCTTCAGGCCCTGGCAGAGGAGCCCAGCCAGCCTCCTAGTCGCTGCCCAGCCAAAAATAAG AAGACCCTGGGCCGCAAGCGTGCACACAAGGGCTCCTTCAAGGATG acccccacttcTACCAGGAGATCCGGGAGCGAGGCCTCAACACCAGCCATGAGTCTGATGATGACCTCCTGGATGAGCCCCTCAGCCCCAGTGGAACCCAGAAG GTGGTGGAGCTGGGCATCCTAGACATGCTACCTGCCGAGGAGCGCAAGAGGCAGGAG GCCATGTTTGAAATCCTCACATCCGAGTATTCATACCAGCACAGCCTGGGCATCCTGGTGGCCCAGTTTTTGAGGTCCCCAAAGCTGCGGAGCACCATGACCCAGATGGAGTGGCACCACCTCTTCTCCAATATCTTGGATGTACAGAGTGCCAGCCAGAG gTTCTTTGAACACCTGGAGCAGCGGTACAAGGAGCAGGTGTGTGTGGAGGACATCAGTGACATCCTGGAGGAGCATGCTGAGAACCACTTCCAGCCCTACATCGTTTACTGCTCCAATGAGGTCTATCAGCAGCGGGTGCTGCAGCAGCTGAC AAACATCAGTGCCAGATTCCGTGATGAACTGAGGGAAATCGAGAAGCAGCCAGAGTGTGGGGGCCTGCCCATGATCTCCTTCCTAATCCTGCCCATGCAGAGGGTCACCCGGCTGCCCCTCCTAGCTGAT ACACTCTGCCTCAGGACCCAGGGCCACCCTGAGAGGTTCAAGGCTGCCAGCTGTGCATTCAAAGCCATTAGCAAG CTGGTGAAGAAGTGCAATGAGGGGGCCCACAAGATGGAACGCATGGAGCAGATGTGCATGCTGCAAAAACAGCTGGACTTCAGTAAGGTCAAG TCACTACCCCTGATCTCTGCTTCCCGCTGGCTGCTTAAGCGCGGGGAACTCCTGATGGTAGAAGAGACTGGGCTTTTACGGAAGCTGGCCAGCCGGCCTCTGTGCTACCTCTTCCTGTTCAGTGATGTCCTGGTGGTCACCAGAAAGAAGAG TGAGGACAGCTTTGTGGTCCAGGACTATGCCCAGGCAGATGACATCCAGGTGCAGAAGCTGGAGCCCTCAGACCCGTCCCTGCCAGGTGGAGGCAGCCGCAGCTCCTCTGTGCCACACCCCTTCCAAGTGACGCTACTGCGCAACAGCGAGGGCCGCCAGGAGAAAATGctgctggcctctgactctgc GAGTGACCGGGCCCGCTGGATCACAGCACTCACCCACAAGGAGAGGCAGAACCAGGGTCCCACCAACAAAGGAG acctgctgcaggtggaggtcaCCAAGGCCTACCTGGCCAAGCAGGTGGATGAGATCACACTGCAGCAGGCAGATGTGGTGCTGATACTGGAGCAGGAGGACG gtccaGATCCTGAGATGCTGGATTTATCAAAGattctttttgcttctttcaaGACAAAGATCTGGTTTCTCATCTCAGTCAAATCCACAGACATAATCAAACCCAGTTCCCACTGGATGAAACTGTTGACATTAAACTGTTTTGAGCAGCTTATGTCTTTAGTAATTTTGAGTATTTATGAGTCGTTATTTTCTTTCTCCACCAGGgctctcactggggctcagtgcctgcatggtttaactgctcctcaaggccatttttcttttcctctagatagaaggtga